A window of Candidatus Neomarinimicrobiota bacterium genomic DNA:
GCTACAGGCGGTCTATGAATTCGGCATCCTTGATTTCGACGAGGACTATCTCTTCACCGATTTCCAGGCGGCTGAAAAACTGGTACCCCGTCTGGCAGCCTACAGCGGGCTATCTCTGGCAGTGACAGGGAAAGATGGTGCGGATCTGCCTCCGGGACTACTGGGTGCGGGGGATTGGGAAATGCGCACCTGGGAGACGGATCATGCCGATCTACTTACTGCCATGAAAATGGAAAAGCTCGGCAGCATCGTGATTCTCTTTCTGATCATTTTGGTTGCCTCCTTCAATGCTACCAGCACTATGGTCATGTCGGTAATGGAAAAATACCGGGAAATCGGTATCCTTCGCTCCATGGGTGCGACCCGCCGGTTCATCAAGACCTTATTCCTCCGTCAGGGCTTATTGATCGGGCTGCTGGGCGTTAGCACAGGGGTGGGGCTGGGTGTGGCCGTTTCGCTGGGACAGATGGTCTACCGCTTCATCCCTGGTCCTGAAGGGCTCTATGCTCAGGGGGGCCTGCCGATGGATCTACGCTGGGTGGACGTGCTGGTGGTGATTGTGGGTGCCCTAGCCATGAGTTTGGGAGCAGCTTGGTATCCTGCCCGCTACGCTACTTCTATCGCTCCGGGGCAGGCGGTTAACTACGAGAAATAATATGGCGCTTCTTTCGGCACATGACATTCACAAAAGCTATCCCGTGGACGACGCGCGTCTGCCGATCCTCAAAGGAGTGAACCTGGAGGTGGAGAAAGGAAGTATCGTTGCCCTGATGGGACCCTCCGGAAGTGGCAAATCGACCCTGCTCAATATTCTGGGTACCCTGGATCGTCCTGATCGGGGTCGGGTGCTCCTTGATGGGCAAGATGTCAGTGGCCTCACGGATGATGATCTTTCCCTTTTCCGTAATCGGAA
This region includes:
- a CDS encoding ABC transporter permease: MNSSWFLARRLLFWRQERRKLNRSAIISVVGVAAGSAVLVLSLSILNGFEAEVWDSLLRFEHHTVLLPRTSHVDVEAARTALAAAGIKAQPYAERKLVVQSEEGYRLVTARIVSDLSAQQAAFGEAVLQALPYTPAKNGVMIGSLLADRLGLLPGDELRLFSPLDISLANPTPPQLEATLQAVYEFGILDFDEDYLFTDFQAAEKLVPRLAAYSGLSLAVTGKDGADLPPGLLGAGDWEMRTWETDHADLLTAMKMEKLGSIVILFLIILVASFNATSTMVMSVMEKYREIGILRSMGATRRFIKTLFLRQGLLIGLLGVSTGVGLGVAVSLGQMVYRFIPGPEGLYAQGGLPMDLRWVDVLVVIVGALAMSLGAAWYPARYATSIAPGQAVNYEK